In Candidatus Omnitrophota bacterium, the following are encoded in one genomic region:
- a CDS encoding lysophospholipid acyltransferase family protein, translating to MKRKPYRFFLYLLLECSNIIILLLPYRVIVFLGGFFGGLSYYFLPKYRNIALENLRLAFKDEKSEKEIRDIVKGVFRNLGMTGVEYASLRKFNRKSVKRILTEEGANTFKKILSEGKGLIAISSHFCNWEMAAVCTSAFDLDVSVIARRVYYPPYNKFLVSLRESQGVKTIYRDDKNVLRKSLAVVRSNEVLAIVPDQDVDSVDGVFVNFFGRPAYTPSGPVVMAMLSGAPIVVSVIVRDGGKFRLVTSDPIYIQKSGDRKKDIIKYTQQWTDILEEYIRRYPYYWVWIHKRWKTQPKVNSV from the coding sequence ATGAAGCGTAAGCCATACCGTTTTTTTCTTTATCTTTTACTAGAATGCAGTAATATAATTATACTCTTATTACCATATAGGGTCATCGTTTTTCTAGGAGGGTTTTTCGGTGGGTTGTCGTATTATTTTTTGCCTAAATACCGCAATATAGCGCTGGAAAACCTCCGCCTCGCCTTTAAGGACGAAAAAAGCGAAAAAGAAATCAGAGACATAGTAAAAGGTGTATTCCGCAATCTCGGCATGACCGGAGTTGAATACGCAAGTTTACGCAAGTTTAACAGAAAGAGTGTAAAGCGCATCTTGACGGAAGAAGGCGCCAATACTTTCAAAAAAATACTTTCGGAAGGTAAAGGATTAATCGCCATCAGCAGTCATTTTTGTAATTGGGAGATGGCTGCCGTTTGTACGTCCGCGTTTGATCTGGACGTCAGCGTGATAGCGCGCAGGGTGTATTATCCGCCATATAATAAGTTTCTCGTCTCGCTGCGGGAATCGCAGGGAGTCAAAACGATATATCGGGACGACAAGAATGTATTAAGAAAATCACTCGCGGTGGTTAGATCTAACGAAGTGTTGGCCATAGTACCCGATCAGGACGTAGATAGTGTCGACGGTGTTTTTGTGAATTTCTTCGGACGTCCCGCCTACACGCCGTCAGGGCCCGTCGTAATGGCTATGCTTTCGGGGGCGCCGATTGTGGTATCTGTAATCGTGCGAGACGGCGGTAAATTCAGGCTTGTTACCAGCGATCCTATATATATTCAAAAAAGCGGCGATAGGAAAAAGGATATTATTAAATACACTCAACAGTGGACCGACATTCTTGAAGAATATATCCGCAGATATCCGTATTACTGGGTATGGATCCACAAAAGGTGGAAGACGCAGCCAAAGGTGAACAGTGTATAA